The Xanthomonas sp. DAR 34887 genome has a segment encoding these proteins:
- a CDS encoding DUF6172 family protein, whose amino-acid sequence MKKTYQLRIEGKHPDRLLDASKHDIRKYIRRERRKALPAGADYWDFDTLFGTEEATAAVVPPAELLRSIDALVATGGTQFYVEIRSKPGKRTPRPQGDAAVADPFDD is encoded by the coding sequence GTGAAGAAGACCTACCAGCTCCGCATCGAAGGCAAGCACCCCGACCGCCTGCTCGACGCCAGCAAGCACGACATCCGCAAGTACATCCGCCGCGAACGCCGCAAGGCCCTGCCGGCCGGCGCCGACTACTGGGATTTCGACACGCTGTTCGGCACCGAGGAAGCCACCGCTGCGGTGGTGCCGCCAGCCGAGCTGCTGCGTTCGATCGACGCACTGGTCGCCACCGGCGGCACCCAGTTCTATGTGGAAATCCGCAGCAAGCCGGGCAAGCGCACGCCGCGGCCGCAGGGCGATGCCGCCGTGGCCGATCCGTTCGACGATTGA
- a CDS encoding SDR family NAD(P)-dependent oxidoreductase: MTDPSAFAGYRVLVAGASRGIGLAIADAFARHGAALAICARNPAGLADAAEQLLRHGHPVSRLTCDLADPVQIQHWVTHAADALGGIDVMVNNASGYGHGDDDASWQAGFDIDLMAAVRCNRAALPLLRASQRACILNISSINALRPTPRVPAYSAAKAALNYYTTTLAAELARERIRVNAIAPGSIEFPGGLWDQRRTQQPELYRRIRAAIPFGDFGALEDVSNAALFLASPQARWITGQVLAVDGGQSLGA, from the coding sequence ATGACCGACCCTTCCGCCTTCGCGGGCTACCGCGTCCTCGTCGCCGGTGCCAGCCGCGGCATCGGCCTGGCGATCGCCGACGCCTTCGCCCGCCACGGTGCCGCGCTGGCGATCTGCGCGCGCAATCCCGCCGGCCTGGCGGATGCGGCCGAGCAGTTGCTCCGCCATGGCCATCCGGTGTCGCGGCTGACCTGCGACCTGGCCGATCCAGTGCAGATCCAGCACTGGGTGACGCATGCGGCCGACGCCCTGGGCGGTATCGACGTGATGGTCAACAACGCCTCCGGCTACGGCCATGGCGACGACGACGCCAGCTGGCAGGCGGGATTCGACATCGACCTGATGGCCGCGGTGCGCTGCAACCGCGCCGCGCTGCCGCTGCTGCGCGCCAGCCAACGCGCCTGCATCCTCAACATCAGCTCGATCAACGCGCTGCGGCCGACGCCGCGGGTGCCGGCGTACTCGGCGGCCAAGGCCGCGCTGAACTACTACACGACCACCCTGGCCGCCGAACTGGCGCGCGAACGGATCCGGGTCAATGCGATCGCGCCCGGCTCGATCGAATTCCCCGGCGGGCTGTGGGACCAGCGCCGCACGCAGCAGCCGGAGCTGTATCGGCGCATCCGCGCGGCCATTCCGTTCGGCGACTTCGGTGCGCTCGAGGACGTCAGCAACGCCGCCTTGTTCCTGGCCTCGCCGCAGGCGCGCTGGATCACCGGCCAGGTGCTGGCGGTGGACGGCGGACAATCGCTGGGCGCCTGA
- a CDS encoding NAD-dependent epimerase/dehydratase family protein — protein MKILLAGATGLVGSHVLAQLLAAPECSAVIAPTRRTLDVVHAKLGNPLVDFEQLPAQAPWWQADAVICALGTTMKQAGSREAFRRVDHAYPLTIARLARQHGANAFALNSALGADPQSRVFYNRVKGELERDLQALGYPSLALVRPGLIGGERAQPRTAERAAAAVLGLLGPLLPRRYRINPAARIAAALVDHALRPRGGVQVVDAAQLAE, from the coding sequence ATGAAGATCCTGCTCGCCGGGGCCACTGGTCTGGTCGGTTCGCACGTGTTGGCGCAATTGCTCGCCGCGCCGGAGTGCAGCGCGGTGATCGCCCCGACCCGGCGCACGCTGGATGTCGTGCACGCCAAGCTGGGCAACCCGTTGGTCGATTTCGAGCAATTGCCGGCGCAGGCGCCGTGGTGGCAAGCCGACGCGGTGATCTGCGCACTCGGCACCACGATGAAGCAGGCCGGCTCGCGCGAGGCGTTCCGCCGCGTCGATCACGCCTATCCGCTGACGATCGCGCGGCTGGCGCGGCAGCACGGGGCCAACGCGTTCGCGTTGAATTCCGCGCTGGGCGCCGATCCGCAGTCGCGTGTGTTCTACAACCGGGTCAAGGGCGAACTGGAGCGCGACCTGCAGGCGTTGGGCTATCCGTCGCTCGCGTTGGTGCGCCCGGGCCTGATCGGCGGCGAGCGCGCGCAACCGCGCACGGCCGAGCGCGCCGCCGCGGCCGTGCTCGGGTTGCTCGGGCCGCTGTTGCCGCGACGCTACCGGATCAACCCCGCCGCGCGCATCGCCGCCGCGCTGGTCGACCACGCCCTGCGTCCGCGCGGCGGCGTGCAGGTGGTGGATGCGGCGCAGCTGGCGGAATGA
- a CDS encoding DUF808 domain-containing protein, translating into MAGASLFTLLDDIASLLDDVSILTKVAAKKTAGVLGDDLALNAQQVTGVNADRELPVVWAVAKGSLLNKAILVPAALAISAWLPWAITPLMMVGGAFLCFEGVEKLAHRFLHSKDEDAQRHAQKLQALADAKVDVVALEKDKVKGAIRTDFILSAEIIVLSLGVVAGVPISQQLMVLVAIALAMTVGVYGLVAGIVKLDDLGLYLTRKGAAAAAIGRGILWLAPWLMRVLSIAGTAAMFLVGGGILVHSIGPLHHALEGIAPQGAWSGVVLNLGNALVGIVAGALVLGAVLLFQKLLGSRESGKGNRES; encoded by the coding sequence ATGGCCGGCGCCAGCCTGTTCACCCTGCTCGACGATATCGCCTCATTGCTCGACGACGTGTCGATCCTGACCAAGGTGGCGGCGAAGAAGACCGCCGGCGTGCTCGGCGACGACCTGGCGCTGAACGCGCAGCAGGTCACCGGGGTCAACGCCGACCGCGAACTGCCGGTGGTGTGGGCGGTGGCCAAGGGCTCGCTGCTCAACAAGGCGATCCTGGTGCCGGCGGCGCTGGCGATCAGCGCCTGGCTGCCGTGGGCGATCACCCCGCTGATGATGGTCGGCGGCGCGTTCCTGTGCTTCGAGGGCGTGGAGAAGCTGGCGCACCGCTTCCTGCATTCCAAGGACGAGGACGCGCAGCGCCATGCGCAAAAGCTGCAGGCGCTGGCCGACGCGAAGGTGGACGTGGTCGCGCTGGAGAAGGACAAGGTGAAGGGCGCGATCCGCACCGATTTCATCCTCTCCGCCGAGATCATCGTGCTGTCGCTGGGCGTGGTCGCCGGGGTGCCGATCTCCCAGCAGCTCATGGTGCTGGTGGCGATCGCGCTGGCGATGACGGTCGGCGTCTACGGCCTGGTCGCCGGCATCGTCAAGCTCGACGACCTGGGCCTGTACCTGACCCGCAAGGGCGCCGCTGCCGCGGCGATCGGCCGCGGCATCCTGTGGCTGGCGCCCTGGCTGATGCGGGTCCTGTCGATCGCCGGTACCGCGGCGATGTTCCTGGTCGGCGGCGGCATCCTGGTGCACAGCATCGGCCCGCTGCACCACGCGCTCGAAGGCATCGCGCCGCAGGGCGCCTGGAGCGGCGTCGTGCTCAATCTGGGCAATGCGCTGGTCGGCATCGTCGCCGGCGCGCTGGTGCTTGGGGCGGTGTTGTTGTTTCAGAAGCTGCTTGGAAGCCGGGAATCGGGAAAGGGGAATAGGGAATCGTAA
- a CDS encoding DEAD/DEAH box helicase has protein sequence MPFTTLGLAPELLPAFSRALDAAGYTAPTAIQAQAIAPILRGDDVLACAATGSGKTAAFALPLLQRAALAPASRRVRGLVLVPTRELAAQVGDTLQALGRYLPRRVKVATVAGGASINPQMLKLRGGADIVVATPGRLLDLVAHNAVALDAVGTLVLDEADRLLALGFDAELGRILALLPRRRQTLLFSATFPAEVEALAQRLMRGPRRIGEDAAAAAPATIRQRAIEVDSAQRTALLRHLLHSEAWPQALVFVASQRGADNLAEKLGKAGVLAQPFHGELSQGRRNQALAGFRSGQVQVLVATDVAARGLDIAQLPVVVNYDLPRATADYTHRIGRTGRAGADGLAVSFVDAASEAHLRLIEKRQRLRVPRERIAGFEPTQTAAPAAATAPQTGGIKGKRPSKKDKLRAANAQGGGALPAKE, from the coding sequence ATGCCATTCACCACGCTGGGTCTTGCCCCGGAGTTGCTGCCCGCGTTTTCCCGCGCGCTCGACGCCGCCGGCTACACCGCGCCCACCGCGATCCAGGCGCAGGCGATCGCGCCGATCCTGCGCGGCGACGATGTGCTGGCCTGCGCCGCGACCGGCTCGGGCAAGACCGCCGCATTCGCGCTGCCGTTGTTGCAGCGCGCGGCGCTGGCGCCGGCCAGCCGCCGCGTACGCGGCCTGGTGCTGGTGCCCACCCGCGAACTGGCCGCGCAGGTCGGCGACACCTTGCAGGCGCTGGGCCGCTACCTGCCGCGGCGGGTCAAGGTAGCCACGGTCGCCGGCGGCGCCTCGATCAATCCGCAGATGCTGAAGCTGCGCGGCGGCGCCGACATCGTCGTGGCCACCCCGGGGCGGCTGCTCGATCTGGTCGCGCACAACGCCGTAGCGCTGGACGCGGTGGGCACCCTGGTGCTGGACGAAGCCGATCGCCTGCTGGCGCTGGGCTTCGACGCGGAACTGGGCCGTATCCTGGCGTTGCTGCCGCGGCGCCGGCAGACCCTGCTGTTCTCGGCCACCTTCCCGGCCGAGGTGGAGGCGCTGGCGCAACGCTTGATGCGCGGACCGCGACGCATCGGCGAGGACGCGGCCGCCGCGGCCCCGGCGACGATCCGCCAGCGTGCGATCGAGGTCGACAGCGCGCAGCGCACCGCGCTGCTGCGGCACCTGTTGCACAGCGAAGCCTGGCCGCAGGCGCTGGTGTTCGTGGCCAGCCAGCGCGGCGCCGACAATCTGGCCGAGAAACTGGGCAAGGCCGGCGTGCTGGCGCAGCCGTTCCATGGCGAACTGAGCCAGGGCCGCCGCAACCAGGCGCTGGCCGGCTTCCGCAGCGGCCAGGTGCAGGTGCTGGTGGCCACCGACGTGGCCGCGCGCGGCTTGGACATCGCGCAGCTGCCGGTGGTGGTCAACTACGACCTGCCGCGCGCCACTGCCGACTACACCCACCGCATCGGCCGCACCGGGCGCGCCGGTGCCGACGGGCTGGCGGTGAGCTTCGTCGATGCGGCGAGCGAGGCGCACCTGCGCCTGATCGAAAAGCGCCAGCGCCTGCGCGTGCCGCGCGAACGCATCGCCGGGTTCGAACCGACGCAGACGGCCGCGCCCGCCGCCGCGACGGCGCCGCAGACCGGCGGCATCAAGGGCAAGCGCCCGAGCAAGAAGGACAAGCTGCGCGCGGCGAATGCGCAGGGTGGTGGCGCGCTGCCTGCGAAGGAGTGA
- a CDS encoding carbohydrate kinase family protein, protein MFVVCGEALYDIFIDGYAGTSVGMTARQGGSPFNVAIGLARLGTPSALFTGLSTDPLGRQLRSTLEREGVALQHCIDKREATTLVMVALDAQGVPNYSFYGTGCADRALTAADLPTLDTTVGGLHFGSYTLVAETTASTFQALAERERAQRLISLDPNVRPTVEPDMAVWRARLDRWIALAHVVKVSQEDIELLYPQQDPFAVARGWLQQGPSLVVMTLGGDGAVAWRGDAEARVAGRAVQVADTVGAGDSFQAALLHQLPDLAALAALDPSAPALQHLLDFCVAAAAINCTRAGANPPSLDEVRAAL, encoded by the coding sequence ATGTTCGTGGTGTGTGGAGAGGCCCTGTACGACATCTTCATCGACGGCTACGCCGGTACCTCGGTCGGCATGACCGCGCGCCAGGGCGGCTCGCCGTTCAACGTCGCGATCGGCCTGGCCCGGCTCGGCACGCCGTCGGCGCTGTTCACCGGCCTGTCCACCGACCCGCTCGGCCGCCAGCTGCGCAGCACCCTGGAACGCGAGGGCGTGGCGCTGCAGCACTGCATCGACAAGCGCGAGGCGACCACCCTGGTAATGGTCGCGCTGGACGCGCAGGGCGTGCCCAACTATTCGTTCTACGGCACCGGCTGCGCCGACCGCGCGCTGACCGCCGCCGACCTGCCGACGCTCGACACCACGGTCGGCGGCCTGCATTTCGGCTCCTACACCCTGGTCGCCGAGACCACCGCCAGCACCTTCCAGGCCCTGGCCGAGCGCGAACGCGCGCAGCGGCTGATCTCGCTGGATCCGAACGTGCGGCCGACGGTGGAGCCGGACATGGCGGTGTGGCGGGCGCGGCTGGATCGCTGGATCGCGCTGGCGCACGTGGTCAAGGTCAGCCAGGAAGACATCGAGCTGCTGTACCCGCAGCAGGATCCGTTCGCGGTCGCGCGCGGCTGGCTGCAGCAAGGCCCGTCGCTGGTGGTGATGACCCTGGGCGGCGACGGCGCGGTGGCCTGGCGCGGCGACGCCGAGGCGCGCGTGGCCGGGCGCGCGGTGCAGGTGGCCGATACCGTCGGCGCCGGCGACAGCTTCCAGGCCGCGCTGCTGCACCAGTTGCCCGACCTGGCGGCGCTCGCCGCGCTGGACCCGTCGGCGCCGGCGCTGCAGCACCTGCTGGACTTCTGCGTGGCCGCCGCGGCGATCAACTGCACCCGCGCCGGCGCCAACCCGCCCAGCCTGGACGAGGTCCGCGCCGCGCTCTAA
- a CDS encoding GGDEF domain-containing protein: protein MPDQRDEPPAGGLRKLLSPRKREPAAATASAVARRGAHAAAPAAPGEHADPAAATAALIRLFNHAHQPLELLGAFADGMASLHGELGDMGRRLQSAAASADWPSYGRALRQLIDKYIRTIDVGDPLAGPSDPERLRDLLRQAIAGALASLLHNLPELANESEATGEALRQWRPGLPLEPVAQRVRELCHQIALRASDSQEQQTLLLSLFDLLLENVGELLDDTSWLQGQIAVVRDMISGPLDRYSIEEARSSLREVIYKQGLLKQGIAESKEAMKDMMVSFVENLDGMAISTSEFHDRIADYSQTIRDARSIADLNRLLQEVLQDTGHVQQQALRARDHLIAARQEVDAAEQRILRLEQELQDVSGLVRVDQLTGALNRRGLEELFARELARTERSAQPLCVAMLDLDDFRKLNETYGHPGGDAALRHVVEVARTTLRGSDAIARFGGEEFLLLMPDCTIFEASAAVTRVQRALAQRAMVHEDQRVFVSFSAGVALRRAGETPDVLVKRADRALYEAKKAGKNRVVSAD, encoded by the coding sequence ATGCCGGATCAACGCGACGAGCCGCCTGCAGGCGGGCTGCGCAAGCTGCTGTCGCCACGCAAGCGCGAACCGGCGGCAGCGACCGCTTCGGCGGTGGCGCGGCGTGGCGCGCACGCTGCCGCGCCCGCGGCGCCGGGCGAGCACGCCGATCCGGCCGCGGCCACCGCGGCGCTGATCCGCCTGTTCAACCACGCCCACCAGCCGCTGGAGCTGCTCGGCGCCTTCGCCGACGGCATGGCCAGCCTGCACGGCGAACTCGGCGACATGGGCCGGCGTCTGCAGTCGGCGGCGGCCAGCGCCGACTGGCCCAGCTACGGGCGCGCGCTGCGCCAGCTGATCGACAAATACATCCGCACCATCGACGTCGGCGATCCGCTGGCCGGACCCAGCGATCCCGAACGCCTGCGCGACCTGCTGCGCCAGGCGATCGCCGGCGCGCTGGCTTCGCTGCTGCACAACCTGCCGGAACTGGCCAACGAATCGGAGGCCACCGGCGAGGCGCTGCGCCAATGGCGACCGGGCCTGCCGCTGGAGCCGGTGGCGCAGCGCGTGCGCGAGCTGTGCCACCAGATCGCGCTGCGCGCCAGCGACAGCCAGGAGCAGCAGACGCTGCTGCTGAGCCTGTTCGACCTGCTGCTGGAGAACGTCGGCGAGCTGCTCGACGACACCAGCTGGCTGCAGGGCCAGATCGCGGTGGTGCGCGACATGATCAGCGGCCCGCTGGACCGCTATTCGATCGAGGAAGCGCGCAGCAGCCTGCGCGAGGTGATCTACAAGCAGGGCCTGCTGAAGCAGGGCATCGCCGAGTCCAAGGAGGCGATGAAGGACATGATGGTGTCCTTCGTCGAAAACCTGGACGGCATGGCGATCAGTACCAGCGAGTTCCACGACCGCATCGCCGACTATTCGCAGACCATCCGCGACGCACGCAGCATCGCCGACCTCAACCGCCTGCTGCAGGAAGTGCTGCAGGACACCGGCCACGTGCAACAGCAGGCGCTGCGCGCGCGCGACCACCTGATCGCCGCGCGCCAGGAAGTGGACGCGGCCGAGCAGCGCATCCTGCGCCTGGAACAGGAGCTGCAGGACGTCAGCGGGCTGGTGCGGGTGGACCAGCTCACCGGTGCCCTCAACCGGCGCGGACTGGAAGAATTGTTCGCGCGCGAATTGGCGCGCACCGAGCGCAGCGCGCAGCCGCTGTGCGTGGCGATGCTGGACCTGGACGACTTCCGCAAGCTCAACGAGACCTACGGCCATCCCGGCGGCGATGCCGCGCTGCGCCATGTGGTCGAGGTGGCACGCACCACCTTGCGCGGCAGCGATGCGATCGCGCGCTTCGGCGGCGAGGAATTCCTGCTGCTGATGCCCGACTGCACCATCTTCGAGGCGTCCGCGGCGGTGACCCGGGTGCAGCGCGCGCTGGCCCAGCGCGCGATGGTGCACGAGGACCAGCGCGTGTTCGTCAGCTTCAGCGCCGGCGTGGCACTGCGCCGCGCCGGCGAGACCCCGGACGTGCTGGTCAAGCGCGCCGACCGGGCGCTGTACGAGGCCAAGAAGGCCGGCAAGAACCGGGTGGTGTCGGCGGATTAG